Proteins co-encoded in one Amia ocellicauda isolate fAmiCal2 chromosome 11, fAmiCal2.hap1, whole genome shotgun sequence genomic window:
- the gnpda1 gene encoding glucosamine-6-phosphate isomerase 1 — translation MKLIILDDYDQASEWAAKYIRNRIAQFGPGPDRYFTLGLPTGSTPLGCYKKLIQYFKNGEVSFKYVKTFNMDEYVGIPRDHPESYHSFMWNNFFKHIDIRAENAHILDGNAPDLQAECDSFETKIKDAGGIELFVGGIGPDGHIAFNEPGSSLVSRTRVKTLALDTILANARFFDGDLSKVPTMALTVGVGTVMDSKEVMILITGAHKAFALYKAIEDGVNHMWTVSAFQQHPQTLFVCDEDATLELRVKTVKYFKGMMQVHNKLVEPLSSPGKKSCDAAKIIEKPYSD, via the exons ATGAAGCTGATCATTCTGGACGATTATGATCAGGCAAGCGAATGGGCAGCAAAATACATCAGGAACAGAATTGCACAGTTTGGCCCAGGTCCTGACCGGTACTTCACCTTAGGGCTCCCCACTG GAAGTACTCCGCTGGGATGCTACAAGAAACTGATACAGTACTTCAAAAACGGAGAGGTCTCCTTCAAGTATGTTAAAACTTTTAACATGGACGAATATGTTG GAATTCCCAGAGATCACCCAGAGAGCTATCACTCATTTATGTGGAACAATTTCTTCAAGCACATTGACATCCGAGCAGAAAATGCCCACATCCTGGATGGCAACGCTCCTGACCTGCAAGCAGAGTGTGACTCCTTTGAGACCAAGATCAAAGATGCAGGAGGCATCGAACTTTTTGTGGGAG GTATTGGACCTGATGGGCACATTGCTTTCAACGAGCCGGGCTCCAGTCTGGTGTCGCGGACACGTGTGAAGACATTGGCCCTGGACACCATACTGGCCAATGCCCGATTCTTTGATGGGGATCTGTCCAAAGTGCCCACTATGGCACTGACTGTGGGAGTGGGAACTGTTATGGACTCCAAGGAG GTAATGATTCTCATCACGGGAGCTCACAAGGCATTTGCCCTGTACAAGGCCATTGAGGATGGAGTCAACCACATGTGGACAGTGTCTGCCTTCCAGCAGCACCCGCAGaccctgtttgtgtgtgacGAGGATGCCACGCTGGAGCTGCGGGTCAAAACCGTCAAGTACTTCAAAG GAATGATGCAGGTACACAACAAGCTGGTGGAGCCCCTGTCCAGCCCTGGGAAGAAAAGCTGCGATGCAGCAAAGATAATCGAGAAACCCTACAGCGACTGA
- the rnf14 gene encoding E3 ubiquitin-protein ligase RNF14 has protein sequence MSSEDLEAQEDELLALASIYNEDEFLRAESAQGGEIRVCPQLPHNFRIFGKGEEHIEYAVSFLPPVVLNFELPSDYPSNSSPVFTVSSTWLSRVQLGAVCKRLDELWQESVGSVVLFSWIQFLKEDILNFFSIESPLEIVTAEKGRKEPEKEAAPEKEREEDAEESEREGLDPRAIVEVDPRTNVLLQLLDFDVEQQQKAFDSKAYSCGICFLEKMGSECLCFKECRHVYCKACLTDYFQIQIRDGNVQCLNCPEPECNSVAMPSQVKNLVGEELFARYDRLLLQSSLDLMADIVYCPRKMCGSAVMVEPDTTMGICPTCQYAFCSLCKHGYHGLSPCKATAQELCSLRDEYLEAGEVEKRFLEQRYGKRVIQKAVEESFSQEWLEQNSKCCPRCSTHIQKDHGCNKMTCTSCKQYFCWLCLAPLTRANPYDHFNNTSSQCFRQLFQGVDIHDEENLWSDEED, from the exons ATGTCCTCGGAAGATCTGGAAGCCCAGGAGGATGAGCTGCTGGCCCTAGCGAGCATCTACAATGAAGACGAGTTTCTCAGGGCCGAGTCCGCACAGGGAGGGGAGATCCGCGTCTGTCCACAGCTGCCGCACAACTTCAGAATATTTGGGAAAG ggGAGGAACATATTGAATACGCAGTGTCTTTTCTACCTCCAGTTGTTTTGAACTTCGAACTTCCTTCAGATTACCCTTCAAACTCTTCTCCAGTCTTCACTGTGAGCTCCACATGGCTTTCAAGAGTCCAG CTGGGAGCTGTGTGCAAGCGCCTGGACGAACTGTGGCAGGAGAGTGTGGGCAGTGTGGTTCTCTTCTCCTGGATCCAGTTTCTCAAAGAGGACATCCTTAACTTCTTCAGCATAGAGTCCCCTCTGGAAATCGTGACGGCAGAAAAGGGCAGGAAGGAGCCGGAGAAAGAAGCAGCCCCAGAGAAGGAGCGAGAGGAGGACGCagaggagagcgagagagagggccTGGACCCGCGGGCCATTGTGGAGGTGGACCCCAGGACCAATgttctcctgcagctgctggatTTCGATGTTGAGCAGCAGCAGAAGGCCTTCGACAGCAAAGCTTACTCCTGCGGGATCTGCTTCTTGGAGAAGATGGGCTCTGAGTGCCTGTGCTTCAAAGAGTGCAGACATGTGTACTGCAAGGCCTGCTTGACGGACTACTTCCAGATCCAGATCAGAGACGGCAATGTCCAGTGCCTTAATTGCCCAGAGCCCGAGTGCAACTCTGTTGCTATGCCTTCCCAG GTCAAGAACCTGGTTGGAGAGGAGCTGTTTGCACGCTATGACCGGCTCCTTCTCCAGTCCAGCCTGGATCTCATGGCAGACATTGTGTACTGCCCCCGGAAGATGTGCGGCTCAGCGGTGATGGTGGAGCCGGACACCACCATGGGAATCTGCCCTACCTGCCAGTATGCCTTCTGCAGCCTCTGTAAACATGGCTATCATGGGCTGTCGCCTTGCAAAGCCACAGCAC AAGAGCTGTGCAGCCTGCGAGATGAGTACCTGGAAGCCGGGGAGGTGGAGAAGCGCTTCCTCGAGCAGCGCTACGGGAAGAGGGTTATCCAGAAGGCGGTGGAGGAGTCGTTCAGCCAAGAGTGGCTGGAGCAGAACTCCAAGTGCTGCCCGCGGTGTAGCACTCACATCCAG AAGGACCATGGCTGCAACAAGATGACCTGCACCAGCTGCAAGCAGTACTTCTGTTGGCTGTGCTTGGCTCCATTGACTCGGGCCAACCCGTACGACCACTTCAACAACACTTCCTCACAGTGCTTCAGGCA GCTGTTCCAGGGTGTGGACATTCACGATGAGGAGAACCTGTGGAGCGATGAAGAGGACTGA